From the Acidobacteriota bacterium genome, the window CGTTATTACATGCAAGCCAATTCCCGTCCGCGCAATGGTAAAGCACACCTTGCTGATGTTGAAACAGTACCAACATTTGAAGACATTTTACGATTAGCTGAGCATGGCGCCCCTAAGGCGATCCAGGCGCTGGAAACAATGGCGAGGCATATCGGTATGGGACTCGCCATCTTAGTGACGGGATTAGCTCCAGATGCAATTGTTGTCGTCGGAGAGATAACACGCGCCTGGCAGCAAGTTGGCCCAATTATCGAAACGGAAATCAAACGGCGTTGTTTTACACACGCCAAGTTGCGTCTTCACCCAACCGATCCTGCCAGTCAGCCACGACTGAGAGGAACAATTGCCTTGGTTTTACAGAAGCATTTTGGGGCACCGTCTGTAGCTTGATTGATGATCCCTCAAAGCTTCTTTGACAAAAAGCCGTTAACCCACGGCATTTACTCGCTCTACCATTTCTAAGTGGGTTGAGTTTAGCCCGGTCTTTACCAAGACCGGGAAAGGGTATGCTTTGACACCGGGGTCGCCGCGAAACTTCTATCAGAAGACATTGATTGTGGTAACGCAGCGGCTCCGGTTTTGTTACAGCAACACTTACCCGATCTTGAAGGGCCAAGCTAAGGTCAACCAAACTGATTTCACCAGAGCGATGGATGTTGGCTATTTTGTTGCAGAGGCAAACTAATCAATTAACCTGCTGCTGCAAAAGCGCCTAAACAACAATTCAATTGCTGGTAGAAACACATTCCATACGAAGGGATGAAAAGAAGGCTGGCAGTACCGCTGACCGGCAAGCCAAAAAACGTCAAGATGAATAATCTGGGATGAATAATCAGGTTGGAGGCAACTGATTCATCGCCATTCCACCGTTCTGGAAGGAGAAAATGATGAAGATGCAATGGCAAAAGATGTTGTTTTTGATGGTTGCTTTGTCTTGCCTGGCCAAGGCGCAGGTTCTTTATGGCTCGCTCACAGGCAACATCACAGACCCGGCCGGAGCGGTCGTGGCAGGCGCCAAAATTGATGTATTGAATATCAGTACCGGTGTCTCACAAAGCGCAAGTACTGATGAGCGAGGCAGTTTTCAGTTCAATAACCTGCAAGCTGGTGTTTATAAGCTGACCGTAACAGCGCCGTCTTTTAAGACGATGGTGCAGGACAATCTTAAGATTGACGCGAATACCTCCCGACGGCTTGATACACAGTTAGAGGTCGGAGATGTGAGCAGTGCCGTTCAGATCAGCTCTGATGCACCTGTGCTACAAACTGAGCGCGCCGACATCAATGTTGTTCAAACGACGCGGCAGATCAATGACCTGCCCTTAACGGGCAGCGTCGGACGCAATTACCAAAGTCTGATGGGGCTGGTGCCAGGGGCGATTAATCAGGGGGAGCAAAACTCCGCAGCCGGTAGCCCGCAGCGTTCCATCTCATTTAATGTAAACGGTGTATCACGCCTGCAAAACAATACTCGTATTGATGGCTCTAGTGTCATCTATCCTTGGCTACCAACTAATACTGCTTATGTCCCGCCTGCCGAAGGCATTCAAGAAGTCAGCATTGTCACGAATTCTTTCGATGCCGAGCAAGGGCTTGCCGGCGGTGCGGCGGTCAACGTCACGATCAAGACCGGAACCAATGGCGTGCACGGCGCGGGCTGGGGGTACGACACCAATAGTGCGACGGCAGCGCGCAACTATTTTCAGACGACACCGCAAGTGCCCAAGAGTATCGTCGCACAATACGGCTATGCCGTGGGCGGGCCGATCATCAAGAACAAGTTGTTCTTTTTCACTGATCTAGAACGTAGCACTCAGCGGAATTTTGCGCGGGTTCTCTCTTACAGCCTGGCGCCAGCCAGCCTGCGCCCTGGTGCGTCGGGCGCGGTGGATTTCAGCAGTACCGGCGTGACGGTTTACGATCCGGCCTCCAATGCCGACCCCTCGAAGCGGACGCCGTTCGCTAACAACATCGTCCCAGCCAATCGCGTTGATCCGGCGGCGCTCGAATTCATCAAGCGGTTACCGCAACCCACCGGGTCGGGGTTTGTCAACAACTACACCCCGACCGGCGTGGCCGAATTCAACCGCACCAACATTGACAGCAAGGTCAATTACAACGCGGGCGGAAAGCTGACGGCGTTTGGGCGCTACAGCATCTCGCCGACCCTCATTATTGACCCGCCGATTCTGGGCGATGCGGGTGGCGACGCGCTCAACGGCGGTCAATTAGGCACCGCTCCCGGACGCGTACAAATTGCTGGCGCGGGCGGGACCTACACGTTCAGCCCGGCTTTGATTCTGGACGCGAACGTCGGCTACACGCGCCAGCGGCTGGGGGCAGAGGCTTTCGACATTAATTCAAACTTTGGTTTGGATGTATTGAAAATCCCCGGCACGAACGGCCCGGATCGGTTGCAGGGCGGCGCGCCGTTTTTCAACGTCAGTGGTTGGGCCAATATGGGCAATTCCAACACGGGCAATCCGTTCCTGTTCCGCGACAATCAATACGTGGGCACCGCGAACCTGTCGTGGTTTCGTGGCGCACACTCATTGCGCTTCGGCCTGGATTACCAGAATCAACAGATCAATCACTTCCAACCGCAGGGCGGCACGTTTCAGACGGTACGCGGCACGTTCCAATTCAACGGCAACGCTACCCGCTTGCAAAACGGTCCTACGCCGACAGACACACGCTATAACTCGTGGGCGGATTTCCTGCTCGGGTTGCCCAGCGGCGCGGGCAAGGTGGATCAACTGCGCAATCCGAATGCGCTGCGCATACTTTCGTATGCCTTGTATGCGCGCGATCACTGGCAGGTGAATCGCAAGCTGACCGTAACCTATGGCCTGCGTTGGGAGCGCTATCCGTTCCCCGACAAAGACAACACAGGCATCAATCGGTTTGACCCGGCGGACGGGAATGTATACACGGGCGGATTGAGTAACGTGCCGCGTAACACCGGCGCGAGTTCCGGGCCAGGCCACTTCCTGCCGCGCTTTGGCATTGCCTGGCGCGTGAATGACAAGTTGGTCGCGCGCGCAGGGTATGGGATGTCTACCGATCCGCGCCCATTCATTGATTTCCGCAACCCCACTTTTCAAGAATCATGACCAACACACTCTGGCGCAAGCCGCAGGTGATTGTTTTTGCCGCTGTTTGCCTGGCCCTCGCAACTTGTTTCAGCCTTGTCTGCCGCGCGCAATCATCTGCGCTGCCACACCTGCGCCAGCAAGGCACGGCAACGCAACTGATCGTGGATGACAAACCCTTTCTCGTGCGCGGCGGCGAATTGGGCAACTCGTCCTCGTCCAGCCTCGAATACATGCGCCCCATCTGGCCGAAACTCGCCGCCATGAAGCTCAACACCGTTCTCGTGCCGGTGTATTGGGAATTGCTCGAGCCGCTGGAGGGGCAATTCGATTTCACGCTAGTGGATGGCTTGCTGCAAGACGCGCGCAAGCACGGGCTGCGGCTGGTGCCGTTGTGGTTCGGCGCGTGGAAAAACAGCATGTCGTGTTACGCGCCGGCGTGGGTGAAAACCAATCAGCAGCGTTTCCCACGCGCCGAAGACAAAGCCGGCAGCGGCATGGAAATCCTTTCGCCGTTCAGTCAGGCAAACCTTGCTGCCGATGCGCGCGCCTTCGCCGCTTTCATGCGCCACCTGCGCGAAGTGGACAGCCGCGATTACACTGTCATCCTGGTGCAGGTCGAAAACGAGATCGGCATGATTCCCGACGCGCGTGACCGCAGCGCGCTTGCCAACAAGCTATTCAGCCAAGCCGTGCCGCTTGAATTGCTGGGCTACCTCGAACAACACCGCGAATCGCTGAGGCCCGAATTGCGCACCGCGTGGGGCAACTCGCAATTCAAAACGCGCGGCACTTGGGAAGAAGTGTTTGGCGCGGGCGCAGCGACTGACGAGCTTTTCATGGCTTGGCATTTTGCGCGTTACACCAATCGCGTGGCCGAACTCGGCAAGGCTGAATATCCCTTGCCAATGTATGTCAATGCCGCGCTGATTCGTCCGAATTACCAACCCGGGCAATATCCGAGCGCTGGGCCGCTGCCGCATCTGCTGGACGTTTGGCGTGCCGCCGCGCCGCAAATTGATTTCCTGTCGCCTGACATTTACTTCCCGAACTTCATGGAATGGGCGCGGAAATACGACCAGTCCGGCAACCCGCTTTTCATTCCAGAAGTAGGCCCCAGTCCACAGAACGCTGTCCAGGCGCTTTATGCCGTGGCGCAACACGATGCGCTGGGCTTCAGTCCCTTCAGCATCGAAAACCTCGCCGATCCAGCGCGCGGCCTGCTCGCGGGCGGTTACGATCTATTGGCGCAACTCACGCCGTTGCTTCTTGCGCATCAAGGAAAGAAGGAGATGGCCGGACTGTTGACGGAAAGCGCCGAGCAGCGCGTGCCGCAGCAAATACGCTTGGGTGGCTACACGCTGAACGTTACATACGAGCGGGCCTCTGCTGAGGCTATTTCCGGCGGGCTGGCAATCGCCCTAGCGCCCGACGAGTTTCTCTTTGCGGGAACAAGTCTGGTGGTTACGTTCGAGGCTCACACGCCTGGCGCGCCGCTGGTGGGTATTCTGTCCGCGCAGGAAGGCAAATATATCAGCGGTCAGTGGCAACCGGGGCGCTGGCTGAACGGCGATCAGACCCATCAAGGGCGGCATTTGCGGTTGCCGCCGGGCCGCTTCGACATTCAACGCATTAAGCTGTACCGCTACCGTTGAACAGGGCTTTTGCAAAGTCGCAGCGCGAGCGCTCGCGCTGCGACTTTGCAAAAGCCCTTTACCGTTGCTTCCCTCGTGAGTTTGCGGGGAACCAAAGCCCTTGGAAGGGAGAGTGAGAATGAGTCGAGAACAAGCTCGCCAACCGCGTATGTTGGCCACGAGTTTTACGATTGCCCTGTTGCTGCTCGCGGCAACGGCTGCGCGGGCTGAAGATGGCTATCGCCTGTGGTTGCGTTATGAACCGTTGCCCGCGCTGGCGCGCCCGCGCCTCACGGCCATCGTCGTGCCAGGCAATTCGGCCACGGCGCAAGCCACGCGCGCAGAACTGTTGGCCGGTTGCGGCGGATTGCTGGGCCAACCCGTGGCTGCAGCTGAACGCATCGAACGCGATGGCACGGTGCTCGCCGGGACGCCGCAAGCTTCCCTGCTGATTGCCGGTTTGAAATTGCCGCTGTCCCAACTCGGCACAGAGGGCTTTCTGCTGCGCACGGTGAAACTCAACGGTTACGTGGTAACCGTGATCGCGTCCAACAGCGAAATCGGCGTGCTTTACGGCGCCTTTCATTTCCTGCGGCTGCTGCAAACACAACAGCCCCTCGGCAAGTTGAAGGTGAGCCAGCAACCACGGCTGCAAATTCGTATGCTCAATCATTGGGACAATCTCAATGGCAGCATCGAACGCGGCTATGCGGGGCGCTCGTTGTGGGATTGGAACGCCTTGCCGGAAAAAATTGACCCGCGTTTGCATGATTATGCGCGGGCGAATGCTTCGCTTGGCATCAACGGCGCGGCGCTCAATAACGTCAACGCCAGTGCGCAAAGTTTAAGCACCGCGTATTTGCTCAAAGCCGCTGCGATTGCGAATGTTTTTCGCCCTTATGGCGTGCGCGTCTTTCTCTCGGCGCGCTTCTCTGCCCCCATCGAACTAGGCGGCCTAAAGACCGCCGATCCGTTTGATCCGGCGGTCGCGGCCTGGTGGAAGCAGAAGGCCACTGAGATTTACCAACTCATCCCGGATTTCGGGGGCTTCGTCGTCAAGGCCAACAGCGAGGGCCAGCCGGGGCCGCGCACTTACAATCGCAATCACGTGGACGGCGCGAATATGCTGGCCGCCGCCGTTGCGCCGCATCACGGGGTTGTCATCTGGCGCGCGTTTGTTTACGACGCCAAACCCGATTACGACCGCGCGGCGGCGGCCTATGACAACCTGCAACCTTTCGATGGGAAGTTCGCGCCGAACGTGTTGTTGCAGGTCAAAAACGGCCCGATTGATTTTCAGCCGCGCGAGCCGTTCCATCCGCTGTTTGGCGCGCTGCCGAAAACACAGGTGATGCCCGAATTTCAAATCACGCAAGAGTATCTAGGCCAGGCCAACAACTTTGTCTTTCTTGCCCCGCTGTGGCGCGAAGTTTTGGACGCTGACACTTATGCCAAGGGCCAAGGCTCGACGGTCGCCAAAGTCGTGGATGGCAGCTTATACAATCAAAAACTCACCGGCATTGCGGGCGTGGCAAACACCGGTTCCGACCGCAACTGGACGGGGCAGGACCTGACGCAGGCGAACTGGTACGCCTTCGGACGACTCGCCTGGAACCCCGGTCTTAGTTCCAAACAGATCGCTGACGAATGGATACGGATGACGCTGACGAACGATGCCAAAGCCGTCGCCACGCTCACGCGGATGTTCACGGAATCGCATGAAGCGGTAGTGGATTACATGACGCCGCTGGGGCTGCATCACATAATGTGGGGCGGGCATCACTACGGCCCCGCACCCTGGTGGAGCAAAGAGCCACGCCCGGATTGGAATCCGGTTTATTACCATCGTGCCGATGAAAAGGGGTTGGGGTTTGACCGCACGCCGGCCGGCAGTAATTCGGTCGCGCAATATCACGCGCCGGTGCGCGCTCAATTCGCCGAGCTGAAAACGTGCCCTGAAAAGTACCTGGTCTGGTTCCATCACGTGCCGTGGGACTACCGCATGAAATCAGGCCGTATCCTTTGGGATGAACTGGCGTTGCATTATCAACGCGGCGTGGCTTGGGTGCGGGCGGCGCGGCAGGATTGGGAGGCACTAGCCCACGTGATTGACGCGGAGCGTCACGCGGCAGTAACGAAGAAGCTGGCGCTTCAGGAACGCGACGCGGTCTATTGGCGCGATGCCTGTCTTTTATATTTTCAGACGTTTTCAAAACGCCCCTTGCCACCGGGTGTTGAGCAACCGCAAAAGACGCTCGATGAATACAAAGCAACAAGTCTGACTTGGTGAGGCTGCTGTAGCTGCAAATAATCTCAACAGGACTTACGCAAAGATTTGCCACAGAGGCACAGAGACACAGAGCTTTTTTACAGTGTTGGTGGAGTTCTCTGTTTTCCTCTGTGTCTCTGTGCCTCTGTGGCAATCTCGCTCGCGTTTTGCGTAAGTCCTACTCAAGATGCTTTTCTTTATTACCAGACTTCGATAATAAACTTCCCTGTCAGTAGCCCGCGCGTCTGACACGTCCCACCAGAGTCCTTTATCACAAATGAAAATCACCGACATCAAAGCGACCACTGTCACTGTCCCGCTCGAAGCCCCGCTGCGCCACGGCAATGGCTGTCACTGGGGCCGCTTCGTGCGCACGATTGTCGAGGTCGAAACCGATGAAGGCATCGTTGGCCTGGGCGAAATGGGCGGCGGCGGCGAATCGGCGGAAGCCGCCTTGCGCGCGTTGAAAGCTTATCTGGTCGGCCATGACCCGGCGCGGCTGGAAGAGATGCGCTTCCTGATCGCTAATCCGACGGCGTCGCTTTACAACAACCGCACGCAAATGCTGGCCGCACTCGAATTCGCCTGTCTCGACATCCTCGGTCAAAAGTGGGGCGTGCCGGTTTCTGAAATCCTCGGCGGACGGTTGCAGGAGCGCGTGCCCTTTGCCTCGTACTTGTTCTTTCGCTATCCAAATCCGCAAGACGGCAGCGGCGAAACGCGCACGGTCGAGCAACTCGTCGCGCACGCACGGGATTTGAAGGCGCGCCACGGCTTCACGTCGCACAAACTCAAAGGCGGCGTCTTTCACCCTGATTACGAATTGGAGTGTTACCGCGCGGTCGCTGAGAGTTTGCGGGGCGACCGTTTCCGTTACGATTGCAACGGTGTGATGTCCACGGAACAGGCGATTCGTTTTGGGCAAGCCATCGAAGACCTCAACAACGATTATCTGGAAGACCCCGTGTATGGGCTGCACGGTATGCGCCGCGTGCGCGAGAAAGTGCGCATGCCACTCTCGACCAATACCGTTGTCGTCAACTTTGAACAACTCGCCGCCAACATTCTCAACACTGCCGTAGATGTGATCCTGCTCGACACGACCTTCTGGGGCGGCATTCGACCTTGCGTTAAAGCGGCGGGCATTTGCGAGACGTTCCAATTGGGCGTGGCCGTGCATTCGTCAGGCGAACTCGGCATTCAATTGGCGACGATGCTGCATCTGGGCGCGGTGCTTCCGAATTTGTCCTTCGCAGCGGATGCGCATTATCACCATCTGGTGGACGACATCATCGTGGGCGGCAAGCTGAAATACGAAGGCGGTGCGATTGCAGTCCCGACCGCGCCGGGCCTGGGCGTCCAACTCAACCGCGAAAAGCTGGCCGAATACAGCGAACTGTACCAACGGCTGGGCGGCTATCCTTACGATCAAGACCCACTGCGGCCCGGCTGGGCACCGACGATTCCGAATCATCGCTGGGCTGATCCCAATGATGCGCGCAGGCCCGCAATACCTTTCTAAACGCGCTGGCGGCAGCAAAAGCTGGCAAGCAATCTCGTAACTAAAGGAACTCGTCCGGAATGCCCAAAATCAAAGGTCTCAGATGGTGGATGATTGGGCTGATTATGCTTGGCTCGATTATCAACTACCTCACTCGCAGTTCGCTGTCGGTGGCGGCGCCCACGCTGAAAACGCAGCTTGGCATTGACGAGCAACATTACTCGTGGATTGTCAGCACGTTTCAGGGCGCGATCATGTTGCAACCGTTATGCGGTTATGCGCTGGACGTGATCGGCTTGAAATACGGCTACGCGCTATTTGCCGTCGCCTGGTCAATCATCAGCATGTCGCACGGGCTGGCGAGCAATTGGCAAATGCTGGCGGGTTTGCGCGGGTTGCTGGGCTTGGCGGAAGGCTCGGCAAATCCGGCGGGCATGAAAGCCACGTCGGAATGGTTTCCGGCGCAGGAACGCGGTTTGGCGGGCGGTGTTTACAACATCGGCGCTTCGTTCGGTTCGATGCTGGCGCCGCCGCTCGTGGGCTGGGCGATTTTGGCGTACAACTGGCAAATGGCGTTTGTGATTACAGGCGCGCTGGGTTTCGTTTGGGTCGTGGCGTGGTTGTGGCTTTACGAGTCGCCAGAAAAACACAAAGCGCTTTCCGCTGAAGAGGCCGAATATATTTCTTCAGGACAGGAAAAGCATTTGCGGCACGATGGCACGCGGCCTTCGATCTTGGCAGTGCTCCGGCAGAGAAATTTCTGGGGTATCGCTTTGCCACGGTTTTTGGCTGACCCGACATGGGGCACGCTGACTTTTTGGATGCCGCTGTATCTGTCGCAAACGCGCGGCTGGGATTTGAAACAGATTGCGCTGTTCGCCTGGTTGCCCTTCCTGGCAGCGGACATCGGGTGCCTCTTTGGCGGGTCGTTCTCGCTGTGGTTGCAAAAACACTGGCAGATTAGCCTTATCAATGCGCGGCGGGCGGCCTTTACGCTGGGGGCTGTCACGATGTTGGGTGTCGGGTTTGTGGGCGTGGTGAAAAGCCCTTACGCCGCCATCGCACTGCTAAGTCTGGCGGGTTTCGCGCATCAAACGTTATCTGTCACTGTCATCACGATGTCGTCGGATTTATTCAAGAAAAACGAAGTCGCCACCGTCGCGGGAATGGCGGGAACCTTTGGTAATGCCGGTTTACTGATCTTTTCGCTGTTGATCGGCGCATTGGTCGTGAAGATCGGCTATACACCATTTTTTATATGCCTTGGCTTGTTGGACATCGTTGGCGCAACGATTTTGTGGACGGTGGTCAGAGAGCCGCACACTTGAAACCGCGCACTTGAAACAAGGATGCCTATGCCGGTACAGCTAGTCGTAGCCACCGCTGAACAGGAGCCCGTGGTTGCCAACTTGATGGAATTGTATGCGCACGATTTTAGCGAAATTGCCGATCTGCATCTGAACGCCAACGGACGCTTTGGCTATCCGCCGTTGCCGTTGTATTGGCAGGAGAGCAACCGTTACCCTTTTCTGATAACGGTTGACGGTCAACTCGCCGGGTTTGTGCTGGTGAAGCAGGGTTCAGAAGTTTCCGGCGACAAAGCGGTTTGGGATGTGGCCGAATTCTTTATTGCGCGGGGACACCGCCGGCACGGTGTTGGAATGAACGCCGCGCACGAAGTATGGCGGAAATTTCCGGGGCGATGGGAAGTCAGAGTTACACCACGCAATCAGGCGGGACGAGCGTTTTGGCAACGCGCGATAGCGGCCTTTATGGGCGTTACGGTTCAGTCTGCCGCGCGCCAGATCAAAGGTAAGAACTGGCACGTCTTTTCTTTCGATACAGCCTTGGCCAAGTCGCATTGAATGTGGTTCTTCAACGCGCCGAAATGCGCCGGCTGCATAAATCATTTCACGGTATGTCTGAAATCAGTCCTAAAATTCAAAACCCAATCCTGCGCGGCTTTAACCCTGATCCATCCATGGTGCGCGTAGGCGATGATTACTACATTGCCACTTCGACGTTTGAGTGGTTTCCCGGTGTGCAGATTCATCACTCGCGCGATCTGGCGCACTGGCGTTTGTTGACGCGCCCGCTAAACCGTCCAAGCCAGTTGAACATGCTTGGCGATCCTGACTCGTGCGGGGTTTGGGCACCCTGCCTGACGTATGACAAAGGGCTGTATTATCTGATTTATACGGATGTGAAGCGTTACGGGCGCACGTCGCAACCGGGCAGCGTGGGCGCGGGCTTGCGCGACATGCACAACTATCTGGTCACGAGTCCAACGATTGACGGCGCATGGTCAGACCCGATTTTTCTGAACAGCAGCGGCTTTGATCCATCGCTCTTTCACGATGATGACGGGCATAAATATCTGGTGAACATGCTCTGGGATCAGCGCCCGGGGCAGAATCGTTTTGGCGGCATCGCGTTGCAGGAATACTCGACTGCCGAAGGCAAACTCATTGGCCCGCGCCACAACATTTTTAAGGGCACGGCGCTTGGCTTCACCGAAGCGCCGCATTTGTACAAGCGTAACGGCTATTACTACCTGATAACAGCCGAAGGCGGCACCGGCTGGGGGCATGCCGTAACGATGGCGCGTTCGCGTGAGTTGTTAGGGCCGTATGAACTGCATCCTGACAAGTATGTTCTGACTTCGCGCCATCGCCCGGATGCCAAATTGCAACGTGCTGGACATGCCGATCTAGTTGAAACACAGAGCGGCGACACCTATCTGGTTTATCTGTGCGGACGCCCGCTGCCCAATCGTGGACGCTGCACGCTGGGGCGCGAGACGGCGATTCAACGGATGGTTTGGGGCACGGACGATTGGCTTTACACCGAACAGCGCGATGCGTTGCCAGCGGGTGAAACCGTTGCGCCTGATTTGCTGGCGCAGCCGTTTCCGCCAACTTCGACGCACGAAGATTTCGATAGTCTGAAGCTGCCGATTGATTTTCAATGGCTGCGCTCGCCGTGGCCGGACGAGTTGTTTAGCTTGACCGAGCGGCCTGGTTATTTGCGCCTGTTCGGACGCGAAACGCCGGGCAGTATGTTTCGCCAAGCTTTAGTCGCCCGACGGCAACAAGCGCATTGTTACAGCGCTGCTACCGTCGTCGAATTCGAGCCGCAGTATTATCAGCAGCAGGCCGGGTTGATTTGTTATTACAACGGCTCGAAGTTTCACTATCTCTACATTTCAACAGATGAAAGCATCGGTAAACACCTACGTGTGATGACCTGTCACCCCGAATTGTCAGATATGTTCACGGCTCCAGTCCCAATCGCCACGAAGGCTCCGGTGCAGTTGCGTGTGGAAGTAGATTACGAGCGGTTGCGCTTTGCCTATCGCGTTGGCAACACAGGCTGGCAATGGTTACCGGAGCAATTCGACGCCAGCATTTTGTCCGATGAAGCTGGCCCGCCCGGGCCGCCGAATTTTACGGGCGCATTTGTTGGGATGTGCTGTCAGGATTTGGCAGGCACGGCGCACCCGGCTGACTTTGATTACTTTGAATATCGTGAGCGGGAGTTTTGCACTGTCGTGGGTGGAGAGTAAGCAGAAGGAATGAAGATGAAAAATACAGCCCAACCCAATTTCACTCGTAAGTTCATGTTTTCTTTCATTGCCGTTACCCTGTTGTTGGCGGTTGGAGGCGCTTTGCGCAACAGCAGCGCGCAAGCACCTGATTATCGCAATGCCACTCTGCCCATTGAACGCCGTGTCGGCGATTTGCTCAGTCGCATGACTATCGAAGAGAAAGCCGCACAGATGCAGACGCTTTGGGTCAGGAAGCCGCAGCAGCGTCGTCCCAATGGCAACTTCGGTGATCGCGGCGACTTCTCGCCGGAAGAGGCCGCTATCGTGCTGAAAAACGGTATCGGCGAGATTGCCCGCCAACGTGAGCGCACCGATGCGCGACGCGGCGCTGAATACGCCAATGCCGTACAGAAGTGGCTGAAGGAAAACACACGTCTCGGCATCCCGGTGATGCTACACGATGAAATCTTGCATGGATTGATGGCGGTGGGCGGCACGAACTTCCCTACTCCAATCTCGCTGGCTTCCAGTTGGGATACGGAACTTATCACGAAAGTCTTCACTGCTGCCGCGCTCGAAACGCGCCTGCGCGGCAGTCAGCACGTGCTAGGACCAAACCTCGATCTGGCGCGTGATCCGCGCTGGGGCCGCACGGAAGAAACCTACGGTGAAGACCCCTATCTCGTTGCGCGCA encodes:
- a CDS encoding glycoside hydrolase family 43 protein, whose amino-acid sequence is MSEISPKIQNPILRGFNPDPSMVRVGDDYYIATSTFEWFPGVQIHHSRDLAHWRLLTRPLNRPSQLNMLGDPDSCGVWAPCLTYDKGLYYLIYTDVKRYGRTSQPGSVGAGLRDMHNYLVTSPTIDGAWSDPIFLNSSGFDPSLFHDDDGHKYLVNMLWDQRPGQNRFGGIALQEYSTAEGKLIGPRHNIFKGTALGFTEAPHLYKRNGYYYLITAEGGTGWGHAVTMARSRELLGPYELHPDKYVLTSRHRPDAKLQRAGHADLVETQSGDTYLVYLCGRPLPNRGRCTLGRETAIQRMVWGTDDWLYTEQRDALPAGETVAPDLLAQPFPPTSTHEDFDSLKLPIDFQWLRSPWPDELFSLTERPGYLRLFGRETPGSMFRQALVARRQQAHCYSAATVVEFEPQYYQQQAGLICYYNGSKFHYLYISTDESIGKHLRVMTCHPELSDMFTAPVPIATKAPVQLRVEVDYERLRFAYRVGNTGWQWLPEQFDASILSDEAGPPGPPNFTGAFVGMCCQDLAGTAHPADFDYFEYREREFCTVVGGE